In Thermodesulfobacteriota bacterium, the following are encoded in one genomic region:
- a CDS encoding Xaa-Pro peptidase family protein: MNQTYKHRLQKCSLLMEAAGLDALLLTKPSNMFYLTGDGRLCAYAMITQEGRVALGVPQTDIEDVKKLASFDHIVGFEDEVGMIHSIAHYFKHFEIEQGQVGLEFTFLTQSMMSMLTHPHAKPKDVIVKDATAILSELRLIKDDREIELMRKAARVASIGIKAAVEAVKPGLTESQIAAEGEYVMRQTGAEEFWRTYVSSGPRTNIAHGLPTSRKLENGDLVMIDIHPIVNGYSSDICRTVCVGKPTPEQNAAYDLYVNAQQSTIVKIKAGVGMVELEETMHGIFKDAGHGPHIFGPPIHGVGINFEESPLPPGHAFFHGEKEPPPLPVNVVIAVGNCGLYTGPWGVRVEDTVVVGDEGPVVLTEFPYFLELKG; this comes from the coding sequence ATGAACCAGACTTATAAGCATCGTCTTCAAAAGTGCAGTTTGTTGATGGAGGCGGCCGGCCTGGACGCCCTTCTGCTGACCAAACCCTCTAATATGTTCTACCTGACCGGCGACGGGCGCCTCTGCGCTTATGCCATGATTACTCAGGAAGGAAGGGTGGCTTTAGGGGTTCCTCAAACCGATATCGAAGATGTGAAGAAACTGGCTTCCTTCGATCATATCGTGGGATTTGAAGATGAAGTGGGAATGATTCACTCAATTGCCCACTACTTCAAGCATTTTGAGATTGAACAGGGACAAGTTGGATTGGAATTTACCTTTTTGACCCAGTCCATGATGAGCATGCTGACCCATCCCCATGCCAAACCCAAGGATGTCATCGTTAAAGATGCCACTGCCATCCTATCTGAACTGCGCTTAATCAAGGATGATAGAGAAATCGAACTCATGCGTAAAGCGGCTCGGGTGGCATCTATCGGGATTAAGGCTGCTGTCGAAGCCGTTAAGCCGGGGCTCACTGAAAGCCAGATTGCCGCAGAAGGCGAGTACGTCATGCGCCAGACCGGGGCAGAGGAATTCTGGAGGACATATGTTTCTTCCGGGCCGCGGACAAATATTGCCCACGGATTGCCGACTTCACGAAAACTGGAAAACGGCGATTTAGTTATGATCGATATCCATCCCATCGTCAATGGGTACAGTTCCGACATCTGCAGGACCGTTTGTGTGGGGAAACCGACCCCGGAACAAAATGCCGCCTATGACCTTTATGTTAATGCCCAGCAGTCCACCATCGTTAAAATTAAAGCCGGGGTAGGCATGGTCGAACTCGAAGAGACCATGCATGGGATCTTCAAGGATGCCGGTCATGGCCCGCATATCTTCGGGCCTCCCATCCATGGGGTAGGCATCAATTTTGAGGAATCACCTTTGCCGCCTGGTCATGCCTTTTTCCATGGTGAGAAGGAACCCCCTCCACTCCCTGTCAATGTCGTCATCGCTGTCGGCAACTGTGGGTTATATACCGGTCCCTGGGGGGTGCGGGTGGAAGATACGGTTGTGGTCGGAGACGAAGGCCCCGTAGTCCTAACAGAATTTCCATATTTCCTTGAACTTAAGGGTTGA
- a CDS encoding DUF6448 family protein — MKKTNLFFRLAFIFLFVLCVFGFSLGIASAHCDTMAGPVIHDAKMALEKGDITPVLKWVKKAQEKGVRDAFKRALAAKTKAPAVKEKAEMRFFETLVRIHRAGEGAPFTGLKPGEAIEPIVVAADKSLEMENVDELLKKVTDEVAAGIRKRFDHVVEKKKHVDESVEAGREYVAAYVEFTHYVEGLYQKASGEGAHHHGEMKAHKHVGKKQENPPSPHKH, encoded by the coding sequence ATGAAAAAAACTAACCTGTTTTTTAGATTGGCTTTTATTTTCTTGTTTGTCCTTTGTGTTTTTGGGTTTTCTCTTGGGATAGCTTCAGCCCATTGTGACACGATGGCGGGGCCGGTTATTCATGATGCCAAAATGGCTCTGGAAAAAGGCGATATCACACCGGTGCTTAAATGGGTTAAGAAGGCTCAGGAAAAGGGAGTTCGAGATGCCTTTAAAAGGGCACTGGCGGCCAAGACCAAAGCTCCAGCAGTAAAAGAAAAAGCCGAAATGCGTTTTTTTGAAACCCTGGTCAGGATTCATCGGGCTGGAGAGGGTGCACCCTTTACAGGACTCAAACCGGGTGAAGCCATTGAACCGATTGTTGTTGCTGCCGATAAATCTTTAGAGATGGAGAATGTAGATGAATTACTTAAGAAGGTAACTGATGAAGTAGCTGCCGGGATTCGCAAACGCTTTGACCATGTGGTCGAGAAGAAAAAACATGTTGATGAGAGTGTTGAAGCCGGGCGGGAATACGTTGCCGCCTATGTGGAGTTTACCCATTATGTTGAAGGGCTTTATCAGAAGGCATCAGGAGAGGGTGCCCATCATCACGGAGAAATGAAAGCGCATAAACATGTAGGAAAAAAGCAGGAAAACCCCCCTTCTCCTCATAAGCATTAA
- a CDS encoding BrnT family toxin gives MRFEWDPKKAEANIKKHGVTFQEAATVFGDPLAITFQDPNHSVDEERQMTFGLSLEKRLIVVSHTERKDRTRIISARLMDRKERVIYEEG, from the coding sequence ATGAGATTTGAATGGGACCCAAAGAAGGCTGAGGCAAACATAAAAAAACATGGAGTTACGTTTCAAGAGGCAGCTACAGTCTTCGGAGATCCTCTGGCCATTACGTTCCAAGACCCGAATCATTCTGTGGATGAAGAAAGACAAATGACATTTGGCCTATCATTAGAAAAACGACTCATTGTTGTCTCACATACGGAACGTAAAGATAGAACAAGAATTATAAGCGCGCGTCTAATGGACCGCAAAGAAAGGGTGATATATGAGGAAGGTTAA